From the Musa acuminata AAA Group cultivar baxijiao chromosome BXJ3-1, Cavendish_Baxijiao_AAA, whole genome shotgun sequence genome, the window TGTTATCACAGGCTATAAGTTGATATCAGACACACCCTTGAGAAACTGTTCAATCAAGTGGTTAACCTGATCAGGTTTTTCCAGTTGCAATGCATGGCCAGCATCTTTGAGTACCTCCAACCTTGATTTCTTTCCCAGATGTCTGTTTTATGAGAAAAAGAATGCTCAAGTGGCTGCCATCATACATAACTACatcaaagaaaaatgaaaaaaacaaTCGAATGCAAGACCAATCTCAGCAAGTTTGGCACCAACCCAACAAATTAACAGATCTTCTGTGGTTGAATACTTGAGTCGGACACAGATGATGATAAGTGCAACTGCTGAATCATAAGACCTTTTTTTGTGAAGAAAGAACATAACCGATGCTTGTTCATGAAGTATAGAAGAGTAGCTAAGTGGCTTCAAAACTAATTTTGTGCAAAGGCTTAACCATGCTTAACTCTATCCCATCACTATGgatctaatatgcaaaaaatatatattgaaacGATTTGAAATATAAAACAGATGTATATTCACTAAAACAATATAAATAGATAGGCTTTCAAAAATCCACTCTAATCACTAATAATATCTCCAAACACTTGTGTCAATAGTTAAAGTAAACTCAATCGATTAAGAGACACGTGTTACTAATATTCGTCAGCCAGAAGACGTAGACATATTTCACAACATAAATATTGACAAAAAAACAATCATGCAAAGATTTTAATATGTCTACTATCATACTAATTGCTTGAGGAACATATACTTGCAAGCATAAGTTCATTGTGCCCTGAGTGATGAAATAGCCATTGATACAAGAATATTGTATGACTTGTTATTGGAATGAAAGAGAACCTAAAGTAcagtttctcttcttttttcacCTTCCTTTGAGTAAAAAAAAATAGTGACATCTCATTTGCAATTAGGTAATTTCAGGTTTAATAATGATATCAACAGCTAAAAATTTTGTAGCAAGGTTGGTGATATTTTAATCGAGCTTTTATGGTTATAAAAATCAATGTACTTTGCATTTGTATGAGTTTAAAAGAAATCTTGCCTATACTAATTTATGCATAAAGGAAATACATAACAGTACTGAGGACAGTGAGTACCTGTGTAATTGATGAGCAAGTGGGAGAGGgaaaatatcatctttgtcacCCCATAGTATAAGAGTGTCCTAGTAAGAAAATAAAATCACCATCATAATACATCTCAAAACTAAAAATGAAGGTACTTTTTTTAACAGTGTATTCAAAAGCTGATTTGATGTATTAACTTGGTAAAATCAGTATTATTGATCAGTAGCCAAATCTGAATGCTCACGATACTAAGTAAGTGACAGCAGTTCCCCTAATTGTAGAGAGTTTGGCATACAGTTCCCTTAGTTTCTGTGAAATGTTTTGATTCGCAAAATTGATCCAAGAGCAAGGGATAATATTCGTTAAATGCAAACATGATCTGCTAAATTTGTTAGGTGAACATGAAACCTGAGAGCATTTCTTGCTAACAAAGTGTTTTTGAATCCACAATAAAGCATCAATGCATAATCTAATGTCTATTTTGGTGTTAAACTTTGGCTGCTTCAGTATCTTATTTACCTGATTAAGAACAGGAATTGGGTCCAGGTCAATTCCCTTTTCTAAAAGTTTTTTCAGCAGTTCCGACCTCTCCATCCGTTGATTCCTATACATCACCTGCAGCACATACAGAAGATGAATTAGACCTCCATAAGAACATGAACCACTGATTTATTGAGGATCAGAATTGACATGATTAAGCTTAAGCCGGTAGACAAACACTCACCATCTCATGTGTAGAATAATAGATTGACTCGAACCCAACACATAATTCATTTTTCTACAGTAATGCTGTTAGAAACTGAACTGACATGGACAAGGAAAGCACGAGGATGAGCTTAACTTCCTTTACCTTACTAACCTCACTAAAGCCATTACTAAAGCTGTTTCTTGGTCACCTAACAAAACTTGAATGCCGATAGCAACGTGCTTTTGTTTAATCTAATTTTTCCGAGAGCAACAACAACAGTACAAGCCACAACGTACAAATTATATAATACATGATGCTGAGAGTAGTTTGCATTCCTTAATGCTGATTGCTACGTGTGCTGGCCGCCACAACCATATCTAAGGATGAGTGAATCTGATTGAAATGGGATCTCGATCCAACGACTAAGATCGACCATACACCCATCAAACATTTATGCTTGTGGTCGCATTAGGCTCACCAGCATGGGTGCTGGGGAGATGTCGCATGCACCCATTATTGTATTGTCTATGATGATAAGTTCTCACGTCAAAAAGACAGATCCATTGAAATTAATAAGCAGAAGGAAGATAGTCATAAAACAATCTTGACTTTGCCAACTTCGTCAAGTCACCTTAATCACCCACGCATAAGAGTCCATCATAAGTGTCAATAACAAAGTCAAACAACTTAACTAGTTTTCCGAGACTATATTTCCTGCGGAATGAACAATGCTGCAAGCAAAACCAAACCGAGGAAGAACTTCAACAGACAAACAATGTGACAGACGTGCCGGGCACAGATAACGTGGAAAACCTTCTTTGTGATCCATGTGGCCGGTGGCCTGCCTACTTTGATCCTAAATGCACCGGAAGAGTAATCCAGAAATCTGAACTTGTTCTACCCCTGTTGACGTCATTGCACTGCGTCAACTAAATAACAGGGGAGTAGAACGGGGTGCACACATCATGAGGGAAACACCCGTACCTGTGGCCTGCACTGTGAAATATCTTCAACTTATAACGTGTGGAGTCGAAATACTACGGAAATCTGTGTCATGACCAATCTTCTGCCTAACAACCATCCCAATCAAGACCATGGAGACGCCCGAAGAACACGTGCAACGTACTCGACTCGTGATTGTTCTTCGCGTTAATCGTTCCGCCAAGGATTCTCGACCCTCTGATCCCTAACGAATTCGTAACAACGACGCTTCATTCGCCTCACACTACTACCGGTAAAGATAATCCCGTACCATACTTTTCCTACTGTACCGGGCATACCGGCCTCGTGATTGGGTTCCTATGTAGAGGGACCCACTGCGACAAGTCCACGATCCTACGGCCGGGCAACCGAGACAGAACACTTGCGTGTACTTCTACAACGGTCGTATAGCCTTGTGATTTGATGTCTCCTCGTGACACAAGTAGTGGGCACACCACGACACAATACATGCATGTGAGACGAGGGTAAAGGGCGTTTATTTTGTGGGAGTAGAGATAACGATAAAAGAAGCAATGGTAAGGTTACCGACCTCGATGAAATCTTGGAGCAAGAAGGCGGGGATCCACTTGGGGTGGCGGTACTTGGATCGGCGGAGGAGGTTCATCAGGTCCTCCGCGTTCTGGGGCAGGAGGAGCTCGCAGACGTCCCTCTCCTCCTTCGCCGCAAAATCCCTCAGCTGCTCAGGCGTCAAGCAGATCCCGGCGGTGAGGATCGCCACCCGCTCCACGGCCCCCGCCGCCGGCCCCTCCGCCATCCGGAAAGCCACGAACCCGCCGTAGCTGATCCCCACCACGGAGTACCGGGCGACGCCGAGCCGCTGCATTGCCTCGGCGATGCACGACGCCTGGTAGCCCAAGGACCGGTCGCGGCTAGCGGATCGGGAGTTGCCGAAGAAGACCAAGTCGGGAATGTAGAGGTCGAAGGATCGGGAGAGGGGCCCGATCTGGCCTTCCCACTGCCACCTGGAGTTGCCGCCGAAGCCGTGAACGAGGACGAGGGCCGGCTTTCTGGGGCGGCCACGGGCTGGGGCGGGAACCCAGAGATGGACGCAGGCGTGGCCGAGGTCGAGGGTGACGGGGCGTAGGCCACGGAAGAGGAAGGCGAGGTGGAGGACGGAATCCCACAGGGCGACCAAGGAGAGGAGGCGCCAGGGGGCCGACCGGTAGAGGACTGAGAGAATGGC encodes:
- the LOC135628176 gene encoding uncharacterized protein LOC135628176; this translates as MESPRSLRHRLRLLALAILSVLYRSAPWRLLSLVALWDSVLHLAFLFRGLRPVTLDLGHACVHLWVPAPARGRPRKPALVLVHGFGGNSRWQWEGQIGPLSRSFDLYIPDLVFFGNSRSASRDRSLGYQASCIAEAMQRLGVARYSVVGISYGGFVAFRMAEGPAAGAVERVAILTAGICLTPEQLRDFAAKEERDVCELLLPQNAEDLMNLLRRSKYRHPKWIPAFLLQDFIEVMYRNQRMERSELLKKLLEKGIDLDPIPVLNQDTLILWGDKDDIFPLPLAHQLHRHLGKKSRLEVLKDAGHALQLEKPDQVNHLIEQFLKGVSDINL